CCGCCTCCCGTCGGCAAGCCAGAGCCTCCGCGCGTCGCTCCTCCGCCGGAGAGCGAGAGCGACTGACCCATCGCGAGATCTTCAGGACGCGGCACGCGTCGGCACGGTGCGTCGTGGGGCGAATGCGACCGGATGGAGAGCGCGTTCCTGACGTCGGCCGCGTGAGCCCATCACTTCGGGAGCGGGACGACCTCGCAGCGCTCGGCGACCTCGCGGGAGCGGAGGCTGTCGCGTAGGGGGAGCACCGAGCCGTTGATGCGGGACTGCTCGACCAGACCGAGGTCGAGGTCGCCGATGACCATGGACTCCTGGTTCGCGACGCCCTCGGAGAGGATGCCGTCGCGCGCGAAGGGGTAGTCGCACGGCGTGAGGATCCCGGCCTGGCCGTAGTTGAGCGAGATGGCCGGGATCTGCGGCAGCGAGCCGACGGTGCCGGTGTGGATGACGTAGAGCTGGTTCTCGACACAGCGGGCGTGGGCGCAGTAGCGCACGCGGAGGAAGCCGTTGCGATCGTCGGTGCAGCTCGGAGCGACGATGATGTAGGCGCCGCGGCGCGCGGCCTCGCGGGCGAGCTCCGGGAACTCGACGTCGTAGCAGATCAAGACCGCGACCTTGCCGAACGCGGTGTCGAAGACCTTGAGGCTGTCGTGCGGGGTGACGCCCCACTCCTCGGTCTCCCAGCGCGTCATGTGCATCTTGCCTTGCACCGCGTGCTCACCGCTCGGGCTGAAGAAGAAGGACTCGTTGGTCAGCGTCTCGTCGTCGGCGGCGAGCACGGGCGTGGTCCCGGCGACGATGTAGATGCCGTGCTCCTTGGCGAGGCCGCCCATGGTCTCGATGAAGCGCGGCGCGTCGCGCGCGAGGTCGCGGACCTGCGCCGGCACCGGACGTCGGGTGTCCTTCAGCGTCAGGAGCTGCAGGGTGAAGTACTCGGGGAACACGACCATGTCGCAGCGATAGCCCGCGGCGGTCTCGACCAGGCCCGAGACCTGGTCGACGAAGTCCTGATAG
This window of the Sandaracinaceae bacterium genome carries:
- a CDS encoding carbon-nitrogen hydrolase family protein, whose product is MSRVRVAAVQYFMRKVQSYQDFVDQVSGLVETAAGYRCDMVVFPEYFTLQLLTLKDTRRPVPAQVRDLARDAPRFIETMGGLAKEHGIYIVAGTTPVLAADDETLTNESFFFSPSGEHAVQGKMHMTRWETEEWGVTPHDSLKVFDTAFGKVAVLICYDVEFPELAREAARRGAYIIVAPSCTDDRNGFLRVRYCAHARCVENQLYVIHTGTVGSLPQIPAISLNYGQAGILTPCDYPFARDGILSEGVANQESMVIGDLDLGLVEQSRINGSVLPLRDSLRSREVAERCEVVPLPK